CGAGGGGGAGGGGAGAAAAAAAGTCAAGATGCTATTGGTTGCATACCCAACTAAGGATGGCAATTTTATCCATGGACATGGATATCCATGGATATCCGACCCGAATGGATAGGGTTTGGATATGCTTTTCTGTCCATGGGCAGCGCCCAAACCCGACCCGATTGCTCGTGGGTAGGGCATGGATATTAGCTTGTACCCGTGGGTATATCCAAACCCGACCCAATAGTATGACTTAATGGGCAAAAATCAGCTATCCCTACCCCACAGTCACATGTCCTATTGCAATTTTATACTTTGTTATCCAAAACATGCAAAAGAAATTACACAATCCCCGTCATAACTTTTATTAGTTGGCATTCAATACCCTCTGTAACATACCCCAACGCCCTTCCCTTATTTTTATCTCCTTGTTAACTGACTCGTCATTCTCATATGTTAGAAAAATACTAAATGTTCTTATGTTGTTAGTGGAGGTTGATTTACCATAGGTGAAGCCTAGCATGCCACGAAGTGAAGAATGGAAGAGCTTATGTTAACATTGTGTTATAGAGAGTACCCAATGGATATCCAGTGGGTATGGATATCCATATGTCTAGAGAGGACCCAATGAATATCCAGTGGGTATGGATATCCATCGGGTTTAGACATGGACACAATTTTTCACCCGTGGATTTTTTCATGGGTGGGCAAAGACTGTCTTCATGGATATGCATATGGATTTGATATTGTTCAACCCGATCCAAACCCGACCCATTGCTACCAACTGCTGGAATATAACTGAATacggtttctcaaaaaagaaagcAGACAAATTATATTACACATCCCTTTATTTGTGATCTTTTtgttcaaaaaaatcaaaatgtAATCATTCTATGAATAATAAATATAAATTTGTGACCGTGAGGTCACGGGTTCATGTCCTGGAAACATCCACTTGCAAAAATATAGAAAAAAAAAAGCTGTGTATAAAAAGACACAAAATGGTCAGACCCGCAAGCAGGAGCTACGTGCACCAATCTGCCCATTTGTGTACTCAATATGCTCATCTACTAGTCTCCACCTCAGTCTATGCATGGTTGAAAATTTCAGTTACGTTTTCCAAAAATTATACACCTCCTATATGACATGACCTCCTATAGCTTTCATTCTACTGATACGATTACCCTGTTCTTCTATGTACGTTTCTTTTGCAAATCTTGAAGGTGAACGAACCCACCGGTCCAGGTGAACCATATCGTTTGCAGCTAGACGTGGCATTCCCAAACTGTCAAACAAGCATATAGGACTGAAGATACCAACGCTGTAGCAGGCTTAATTGGGCAGATGATAGTACTTACGTCCACAAATCAATCACCATTACTGAATAATATAAGCAGGGCTAATTTCTTTAGTACAACTGCATGCGCACTGCACAAAATACCTGTAAAGAAAAATATCATCTACAGCCTTCCCCCAAAACATACATGGTCACTTCCAAAAACAGGACAcccacggcacaacttgttatgCTAAACATTGTACAAAGCAAACACATATAATAATTGTTTGAACTTTTTTCATGTATGATAGTATCCATGCAACTTTGCAGTCATAAAAAGCAGGCATGTATAGGAAGAAACAGGGAAGGGTCCTCACAAGTCTGAGCATAAATTCATACATATGCACTAACGCTTACAAACTCTTCTGGATTTTGCACCTAAAAACAGGGAACAGTTATAGTAATTATTTTAACTGTTCATGGTTCTAAGAAGTCAGTCCTCGCTTACAGCCTCTCAACACCAACAATTAACCAGCACACTTTCTTCTATCTACTTGAATAACAAGTAACTAACGAGAAGCTGTCACAGGGGAGATAGCTCGCCCCGTGTTACATGAAAATATGTGCAGAAAAAGGACCTATAATCATCGCCGGATACATGACAGTACTCTCTAACATGAAGAAACAGAAAGAACTTTGCCTACCTTGCCAAATGCCAACAAGGGAACTGCTGAAAACTAATACTATTGGACATCAAAGAAGGGAGATGGATAGAAATATATGTCAGCTTCGTAATGAACACTTTTTCTGAGAATGCCCAAGAAGATGACACCGGCCACACTGAACGATCCGTTTCGGCCGTTTCAAGCTTTCCATCTTGAGAATCTTCATTTTGGGACGGCCAGGAGGCCTTCGGATCTTTGGTGGGCGAAGTATCATGTCTGATTTGTATAGGCCTCGCGGCCCAGAGGACGAATTGCTCCAGTGGATCCTGTCTGGAATTGGATAGATCCGCTGAGAGTAAGTTTCCCTATACTTCATTACACTAAAGCAATCATGTGCATACAGGCGAGGATCTTCACCACATGAAAGTAGTGCAGCAGCAGCATGTGCACATGGAATACCATAAATTTGCCACCGACGGCACGAGCAGAACCTGGTTTGAGTATCCACAATGTTTGTTCGCTCAGATGACACGATCTCAAACTCCACCTTGTTTGCTCGGAGTACTTGATAACATCTTGAATCAGAAATGGATTCAGAAATAAGTTTCTCAGCAGATGGAACAAGAACTGAGTTAAGGGATAGTGCCAAGTTGTGACGTTCAGTAAACCAGCAGGTTAGTTGGTGCCTGATGTATTCAACAGTTTGCACAATGGGAAGCTCATGACACTCCAGGGCCCAGTTATATAATATCTCAGTTATCCCAAGACTAAAATGGCCATATCTGATACCCTCAAAGTAAGCAACTGCCCAGAGGTTTGGTGGAAAAATCTGGAACCATGGCATGACATCTTGAACTTGCATCATATCTTTTACCTTTGAATCAAATTCTGCTGTTGTGAGAGCATAAACGGCACCCCAGAAAAGGTTAAGAAGTTTAGGACTCTTGAACTCCTCACGGAAATTCTCACTCACGTATCTCAAGCAAAATCCATGAAAAGCAGTTGGGAAGTTGACCTCGACAGCTTCAACCACCTGTGGTTGTCTCTCAGAGATTATTGTAAAGACAGGCATCTTATCTGTGTTAACACCAAGCATCTTCCTCAGTTCTGAGATAAACCACATCCAGTTCTCATCACTTTCAGAATCAACAACACCAAATGCTACAGGGAACATCATGTGATCAGCATCAACAGCCGAAGCACATAGCAATGTCCCAAGATACTTGCCCTTTAGATCTGCCTTGTCAATTTCCAAAAGGGGTCTACACGCATTTAAGAAACCATAAATAGATGCATGAAATGAAACAAAGAGCCGTTGGAAGGAATTCTCTGGCCCAGCCCCTTTGTATACTGCAACGCTACCAGGATTTGTCTTTCCAATCTGGTCACAGTATGCAGGAAGAAGGCGATATCCATCCTCAAGGGTACCATGAACAGCAGCCATGCTTCTCTCCTTTCCGCGCCATGCCTGCATATAAGACACAGCAACCCCATGCTGATCCCGAATATCCTGCAATATCTCTTTTGGCTTAATCTGCGGATTATCTCTTAGCCTTGCCTCGACAGACCTAGCCACCCAGTTAACAGTGGCCTGCTGATGATGTAGGTCCTGAACACCCTCACATGTGTGCTCTCCTTGCAACGTCCGGACCGTGAAAGTTGGAACACCGTGGCACTTGGCCACATGCACACGCCACGGGCATCCTTCTGTGTTGCATTTGGCGATGAATCGGCTACGGTCCGATTTCACGACGCGGAGCTGGAAATGCAGAGCAACAGCCATATCCTTGATGGCACTCCGGCAAGTGTCAACATTGGTAAACTCTTGGCCGATGAAAAGGAATTGCTCACGCGGTACAGGGTCCTTCTCTGGCTCGAGTAAAATCTGGTCTTCATCCCCCTCAACTAGAACATCGCCATCTTCCACCTGAACTAAAACCTGATTGTCCTCGGCCGGAACTAAAACCTGGGTGTCTTCCGCCTGAACTAAAGCCTGACTGTCTTCCGCATGAACTAAAGCCTGACTGTCTTCCGCATGAACTAAAGCCTGACTGTCTTCCGCACGAACTAAAGCCTGACTGTCTTCCGCATGAACTAATATCTGGCTATCCTCCATAATTGAGCAGCTCTACAGGCCGGATTAAATTACTTTACTCTGAGTGATAAAAACACCAGACAACTCGATAGTGACGGAAAAGATTTTGCTCCAGGCCTCCAGAAGCACCGCCCTGCAAATATTAGCACAACCACATAGCTATTAACGCGAGAAAGAGTCATTCCAGTGGTACAAGAAGTAACAGTGTCAGCACAAGCACGTAATTCACTAACGCGAGAAAGAGCCCATCAAGCGGCACACCACCCCTCCCCAACCCCCATTTTTTAGGAGGAAAACTGAATCTGCAGGCTGGCTTGCAAGTCCTACGGCGTGAGGCGTGGACTGAGACCGATCTCGCGTGCTGAAGAACAGAAAAATCTAATCTTACGAGCCATGGAAAATAAGGGGTGGATCTAGACGTTGCGGCGGGTGAGCACCCAAAATTTGTGAAGGTTGGTCCGGGATTAAGAGCAGGCACTGGATGACTAGAAAGCTCGTACCTGAAAAACGAATGTTCAAGGCTGCGGACGGGGCGGAGACGCCAGCGGggggaggtgggaggggaggCGCGATGGAACGGGAACGGCCGGggacgggcggcggggtcggacgGCGGCGGCCCTAGGGCACAGCGGTGGTACAGAAGAGATTTTAGTTACAGTGTTGGGTCGGACGGAGGAGGAAGAAAGGATAACGGAAGAAGGGGAAAAGTCTAGCCATGGAGGCGACGATTTTTTACGGCCCGGATCGTTCGCTGGCATGCCTAACGGTGGATGGAGAGATTTTGGCTGTGTTTGTTTGGGCTTCAGTTTCAACAGATTCAGCTGTGGACTTGCTGTGCTGTTAAAACTGCTGTGCCAAGGAAACAGTTGTGGCGAAGGTTAGCTGTTTGGCAATGAAGCTGTGGAAACGACTGTGGGCTGGTGAAAACCCTGAAATGCCCTTAGAGTACCGAGATCAGTGTAACTTGTTGATTCTGTGTTAATATATTGTTTAAATGGTATTTTGACCGACAGGGAATGATTTGTTCTACGATAATGCATAAAGTATTTCATAATAATAATTCTTTCACTTTCTTGCTCATATATACGTAGAATAATATTGAGCAAAAGAATTATGTTGTCACGCAAGTCCATGCAAGTCACGATTGTTCGCACATGTAATTACAGATCCGTACAAATACTATCTCTGCTGCGTTGCGTGTGGTGAACTGGTGAGAGACGAGAGAGAGACGAGTCAGCTCGGATGGATCGGGAGAGGGATGGCTTTCTCGTTGTAAATTGAACGAAACGGCTAGGTTAGTGGTGGGATTATCACGAAGCGCAAGCCGTTTCGTAGCCAAAGTACGCCCCCGATCGCTTCGGCCTATAACACGTAAAACATCACGAAGCTGCTTTGGGCTGTCGCCACGAAGCTGTCCATTTTTAGGTGTTTGTTCCCGTTTCAGTTTTTTCCCACGAGAAACTGGCTCCGGAAGCTGTAACAAACACAGCCTTTACCGTCAGGCAGAGATGGACCGGCGCGtctttagagcatctccaataacACATATTGAAAAAAAAATAAGACATTGTTTTTTACATGAAAAAACAACAACAGACCTTGATAAAACATCAGCTTGATGGAAAAACCGTTGTTTAGGGCACTTTGGTCAAAAAAAGAACACTGATCCAACAGCTGTCTGTAAACGGTAATGTCAATTTTGTAGGACAGCCATAAATTTTGCACCCCCATTGTTGCATATTTGCAGCGCCGCTACACTTGCTGCCACAAAACCAAAACACAGCCATCAAAGCCAACTACCCCACGGATGTTTCCCTGCTGCCTGGCCCACCGCCACCTCCACTGTAACCCCCAGGCCCAATCGTCACCCCATCGCCAATTCACGCAGCTCCGGATGTCCGTGCCCACCGCCGAGTCCATCCGTCGTTGTTTGATTTGCATCGATTTTGGCAGCTTCTCGCCCCTTTGTCATCTAATATGGCTGCCACAACACCAGGGCTCACCTTCGAGGTCGAATCGTTGTCACCCCTTCCCCAAGTgacaggtggccacagtcgagcCGCAGCCGCTGCTCTTCCAAGCTCTTGGTTATCATCCAGCACGACAAGGGCGGCTCTGCCCAAGATCCGCCCGACGGCGGTAGGAGTACCATGACCACGTTCCTAGCCGTCCGGGCGACGCCTCGGCCCCGGCGTGCTATGGCAGCCAGATTTCATCTTCTCGCCCACTAGGTGTAGATAATGAGCTAAATATTATGTCCTACATTTATGTGCTTCCCATATATTGTTCTGTTTTATGTGCAAATCTCTACCAATTTAACTTGCAGGTTTTGAAGTTGGTGTCCCTAATACTCCTTCAAACATTGAACCTTGGTTGATAATTGGAATGAATCAAATATTATTGTTGCAACCGACCGCTCATCCTGTTTTGCAACTAGTCCAATTGCACTCTGGATGGAAGTAATTTGTAAATCTAGTGGAAATGACGTCGGCATTTATAATCCTTGTTTCTGGGGCATGGTATGACTTTTACTTATCTAACCCAAATTCAGGATTCTAAATCTCATGTGACATGAGCTTTTCTCATTTTCCATATACCTATTTAATACAAAGCGACAAAAGATAAATATCCATCACATGTAGATCTTTTGTAGTCACTGCTCATTAGTGACACGGTGCATTAGAGTTGATACAGTATCtgttattttttatttcttttgtcaccatgatgagacaataaaatatttattcttCCAATGCAAATATGCTCCTTCTATATAGTCAGTTGTCCAAATAGCTTCTGGCTTGTATCCTCCTTGTAGTGTTGTTAATGTATTTGGTAACTGGTTACATGGATTGATCACAGGTTTAGAACTCTTCTCAGGGTGGGAGCGTTTGTCGTTATttggtcgctttggctatgtagaaatgataagGTCTTTAACAATAGAAGTACTTCTCTGATGCAGATTATCTACAGATGTACTGGGACTGTTCGTTTATGGTCCTCTCTACAACGCATGGAGAATCAAGACTTATTTACGGAGGTGTGTACACGATTGAAGGCTTCGGCGAGGGATACTTTTACTCAACATGGGTGGCAGCGTGATCTTAGGATCGGCCCCCCTCCGCTTTAAGCGTTATACGGACTCTTTatgtttttttttattttgccttTTTATTTTTCATTTGTTTGAGAGTACAATTTTTGGCTGTGTGCATTTTAGTTATGCAGAGGTCGAGTGTAATGTTTAAATCTTTTAAGTAATAAAGTGCCTCTTTTTTCAAAAAATGCGAACAAGTTTGTTTTCAGTGTAGCATTAAGAATCGCTTTTGCTACCATTGTTGTAGAATATTGAGGAAGCAAAGGTTATAAAGTCAGCATGTACATCAGGTCATCAGACTCCATGGATCTAACAATTTCTTTGACAAGTTCAGATAGTCTTCAGAATCTAGCTGCTTATACCATCATGAAAGCAATATTGTGGTTTAATTTACCTACAGTTCAACATCTATTACAACTACGGCTCTTTCTATGTGTAATGGATGTTTGTTATAATTCGATTACCGGTGTTATCCATGTGTCCATCTTTACTACGGAGATTTTTACTGTGCCGGCGAACCCCGTCAGCTCCatcaataatattgcaaacatgTATAAGAAATAGTTCTGGATTGTCTGTATTTTCAATCAACTAtgcatatctctactcttataacaAACCGAGTTGGTGATTATGGAGTGCCTACCATCTTGTAATATAAaccatccgatctatatctgataGATAGAAaacaaactatgacaattttgcaaaaagatacctgcacctctctccacatttacagataaggcctcccctcgttcatccttatctcccacaacctcatgttgagcaattaaaaaaggaagcctctagaataatctggcatggtggccgctatcggcgtcgtccatccccatgcctccgctcaatcagaccaccacgccccactcctcctcaccttatcacTCTTctttctcaagatatcattagtttttacacatgagATTGCTctcgcatgggtcaatcacagcaggtcttttgtaaaaaaaatgcatcttgatgttccgtgcaatgcacgggcatcttgctagttttttgCGGTGGAAAAGGGAGCTTTAAAGCATCTCCAACCGTTCGACCCCCCAGGGGCTTGAAATAGTGCcgcctgggggggcgccggcgaAAATAACTGCGTGGGGCGGTCGGTTTCCCAACTGCCGCCCCAAGCCCACCCAGACGTCGTTTTTTGAAAAATAAACTTGGCCAAAATTCGGCCAAACTAGGTGATTTCATTGATGTTTGTACATAGAAACTTAAAAACATAATTTAAAAACTTAGAAACATAATTAAAACTACTGcgtcgccgtccgccgccccTCCTACAGGCTGAAGAGTGCGCCAAAGGCGCTGtagtcgccgtcgtcgtcgccgttgtcctcctcctccttcttcatGTCGTCGCGGTCCTTGCTGCACCCATGCCCTGGGTCGCCTTGGCGGACGGGTTTGGTTGGCGGCGGTGGTGCGTCGTCGTCACTATCCTCAAGGACGATGGCGCCGCcctctgatgacccacaagtatagggatctaTCGTAATCCTTTTGcaaagtaagagtgtcgaacccaacgaggagcagaaggaaatgacaagcggttttcagcaaggtattctgtgcaagcactggaattatcgataacagatagttttgtgataagataatttgtaacgggtaacaagtaacaagtgcaacaaaggtgcagcaaggtggcccaatccatTTTGTAGCAatggacaagcctggacgaactcttatataaagcaaagcgctcccgaggacacatgggaattattatcaagctagttttcatcatgcttatatgattcacgttcattactttaataatttgatatgtgggtggaccggtgcttgggtgctgtcctctttggacaagcctcccacttatggttaacccctctcgcaagcatccgcaactacgaaagaagaattaagataaatctaaccatagcaagaaacatatggatccaaattagccccttacgaaacaacgcataaactagggtttaagcttatgtcactctagcaacccatcatctacttattacttcccaatgccttcccctaggcgcAAATattggtgaagtgtcatgtagtcgacgttcacataacaccactagaggaaagacaacatacatctcatcaaaatatcgaacgaataccaaattcacatgattacttataacaagacttctcccatgtcctcgggaacaaacgtaactactcacaaagcatattcatgttcaagatcagaggggtattgaatatcattaaggattttaacatatgatcttccaccgaataaaccaactagcatcaactacgagtaatcaacactactagcgaCCCACAGGTACCGacatgaggttttgagacaaagatcggataaaagagatgaactagggtttgagaggagatggtgctggtaaAGATGTTGAtagagattgaccccctctcgatgagaggatcgttggtgatgacgatgacttcgatttcccccttcgggagggaagtttccccggcagaacagctccgccggagccctagattggttctgcctaggttccgcctcgagatggcggcgcttcgtcccgaaagcttctttatgatttttccaggtcaaaaccctccatatagcagaagatgggcaccggaggcctgccagggggcccacaagcactactagggaaaatccTATACACATAATCTTACCAGCAGCGCGCTTTAAAATAAGGCGCTGCTGCTAACTAGCAATAGCGCGCGTGCACAAAACTCGCTGCTGAAATAAATGTATCAGTAGCGC
This genomic window from Aegilops tauschii subsp. strangulata cultivar AL8/78 chromosome 4, Aet v6.0, whole genome shotgun sequence contains:
- the LOC109742212 gene encoding uncharacterized protein, with the translated sequence MEDSQILVHAEDSQALVRAEDSQALVHAEDSQALVHAEDSQALVQAEDTQVLVPAEDNQVLVQVEDGDVLVEGDEDQILLEPEKDPVPREQFLFIGQEFTNVDTCRSAIKDMAVALHFQLRVVKSDRSRFIAKCNTEGCPWRVHVAKCHGVPTFTVRTLQGEHTCEGVQDLHHQQATVNWVARSVEARLRDNPQIKPKEILQDIRDQHGVAVSYMQAWRGKERSMAAVHGTLEDGYRLLPAYCDQIGKTNPGSVAVYKGAGPENSFQRLFVSFHASIYGFLNACRPLLEIDKADLKGKYLGTLLCASAVDADHMMFPVAFGVVDSESDENWMWFISELRKMLGVNTDKMPVFTIISERQPQVVEAVEVNFPTAFHGFCLRYVSENFREEFKSPKLLNLFWGAVYALTTAEFDSKVKDMMQVQDVMPWFQIFPPNLWAVAYFEGIRYGHFSLGITEILYNWALECHELPIVQTVEYIRHQLTCWFTERHNLALSLNSVLVPSAEKLISESISDSRCYQVLRANKVEFEIVSSERTNIVDTQTRFCSCRRWQIYGIPCAHAAAALLSCGEDPRLYAHDCFSVMKYRETYSQRIYPIPDRIHWSNSSSGPRGLYKSDMILRPPKIRRPPGRPKMKILKMESLKRPKRIVQCGRCHLLGHSQKKCSLRS